From Triticum aestivum cultivar Chinese Spring chromosome 7B, IWGSC CS RefSeq v2.1, whole genome shotgun sequence:
caccccgccgccgtcctcctccgacGGCGTCGCCTTGAGGGCGTTGTGCAGGCTGCCGTTCTTCATGTACTCGTACACCAGGTAGTGGCAGTCCGGCCGCGGCACGTGCGCCGCCAGCGGCAGCAGGTTGCGGTGCCGGATGTGCCCCACCGTGCGGATCTCCGACTGTATCTGCCGCGACCACTTGTCCAGCTGCCGGCTCTCCTCGTCGCTCAGGTTGTTCTGCCCGTGCCCGTCGCCCACCTGCTTCTTGATCTTCTTGATGGCGATGAACTTGGGCTCCTCGCCCTCGGTCTCCACGGGGAGCTGCGCCTTGAACACCTCGCCGCACCCGCCGCGCCCGATCACGGCTAGCGAAGACAGCATGTCCTCCTTCTCCAGGAACGCCAGGTGGTCCGCCCGCTTGATCAGCTTCGGGGTGAAGATCACCATGCCGGACTTGCTCCGGTACCGCCCGCGGATGCAGTTGAGCGCCAGCCGGAACAGCACGGACACGCCCAGCCCCGAGATGACGCCAGCGAGGGAGCCGACCACGAACCCGATGATCCAGTTGCGCACGCGGTGCTtgtggctgcggtggtgcttgcCCTGCTCTGCCGCCGGTGCCGTCGGCGGCGCGGTGTTGTTGTTCCTCGTCGGCGGCGAGCTGTTGTTCTTCTGTTTGCCACCACCGCTGCTCGAGGTTGTATTCTCAGCGAGGATATACCGGTGCGGCACCCCGGTCCGGCGGTGGTGCACGTGCCGGATGCCCGGACGGGACCGCCGGGCCATGGCAGAGCGCATGACGGCGTGGCGGCCGTCATAGCACTGGACAGctgagacgaggaggaggagcgtggCGAGAGAGACGAGGGAGAAGACGGGACGCTTGCTCGGCGTACCTGCCGCTAACGCCATTGTCACCAAACGTTTTGCTCGTTGGTCGTGTGGGGAGGAAGATTCCGGCTTGTGTGGGGGACGAggtgggtggagagcagagctatTAATAATGGCCTAGCTGAGGATTACCGTGTGGAAAAAATGCACGGCTGTGATGCGTTTGTGGACTGGATGGACGTGCCAGATTGGTGTGAGAGGGACATATCGTGGCCTGCCCAGTCAGATTGGCGGGAAACGACCGTTGACTCCGAGGCAAGTCAAGAACCGGCCAGCACGGCAAGGGAAGAATGGAAATGACTATTATGCCCCTAAAAATCTGGGAAGATTCTCACGTCCCATCCTATATGTCGCTATATACTGTATTTAGGTGGTCCATTCAAACGTATTTTTCCTAGCAAAAATCCCATTTAAATGCACTAGTAAGCTTAGCACAATGCCCCCCCAAAAAATCTCATTCATCTAGTTAGACTTATGaaccaacaaaaaatcatcataaaAATATCCAGATGCAAGATTTAACTGAATAGTTGCAGAGAAAATATTTCAGTAAGATTTCCAAATCCAAAAATCTAATAGCAGGAATGAGCCATAGTCATCTCTAGTATCAGATAAAGACTATATTCATGTGAAGCATTGATTATACAAGTACAATGTTTCGTTTCGTTACAAAAAAAAATCATCACAAAATCCTTAAGTATGCACACACAATGGAATCAAGTATAACCATATTACATTGCAAAAGAGTTTTTTTTCTTTCCCCTCTCGCAAGGCGACTAGTGAAAGACTTCCACCCTTTGATCTCCGTCGGCGAGCCCATGGATTCGCCTCCCCTCCGCCTACCGCTCCGGCGGCAGGTGGCGAGGAGGGTCTGGTCCCTTGGCTTAGATAGGTAGGGTTTTAGTTCTCGAAAGGGCGGCGCTCGGACGGACGTCAGTGCTTCTTCTTCGAGTCAGTCTTTCGGGctccgatcctcctcaagttcgttCGTCGAGACAGATTAGACAGAGTTCTGGCGTAGATTCCCGCCAAATCCTCGAAGCgtcgaggttagggtttctcgtcgaGTGTATGCAAcggcgagatttggtgtcaggtcCTTCAGATCAATTCAAGGATTCAGTGGCGATGATCGCGGCTCCCAAatgctggtccttaggggcacgtgcacgaagatttcctggctgtcatcgacaaggtcaagccggctccggtatggGAGTGGCACACGGTGGGTCGACAGCTCGCTCTGGTAGCGACAATGGTCATTCGATTGTCCATGgtcctcgatgtaatttttattatgtttgggtTACATTGTACTTTTGGTGAATCTTTATAACAGATCTGATATTTTCGTCAAAAAATGTATTACATCGCAAAAACAAGTATTTTTGTATTACGTCTTAAACAAAGTACACTCATATTCCATAGCAAGCAAACATATTATTTTTGCAAACTTTGCTGGGGCAATGTCTATTAGTAGGAGCAGATAATTTTACTATTGGATCCATACAGCTAGGCTTTGCCTAGCAGAAAAGAAATGGGAGGCCGAAAACAGCAGGGCCCATCATCCTGAAAAACTCTAACAAGAGCATGTTCCCTCATCCTCACTAACTCTCTGATCATTCCCGAAAAATAAACTAACTCTGATATTGAATGTGGTGTCACTGATTTCCCTGTAACTTATGAGGTCTCATACCAATGTACAAGCTCCAAGGCTTACAAATATTTCCTAAAGCCACATCTTTGAATGACACACATAAAACTCGATAATTCCATCGTTTGCACTCATTAACTCTAGTACGGTATCTTTTTTGCCATGAACTTCACGAACTTGAGGCATCCGATTTCTGCTTGTCAATGCCAGCTTGCCATGATGTGTATGCTAAAACAGAAACTGACTGGAAATCTAATCATCTACAACTTCAAAAATACAAATGATTAGAATATTTGGCAGTGGCTTGAGTTGCGCAATACTGAGACTTCCTGCCATAACCATTGGAAGTACAAAAGAGGAGCAAACATCATTAACGAAAGATCCTAAAAGAATCCCGTGGGTTTTATGGCACATATCAACACGGACACCCATAAATTGTTCATCActaaaaacactaattaaaaatatTAGGAATGCAAATTACAAAATCCGAAGTTGCATCCTAAAACAGATAAAATAAATTGTTGTTAGTTGGAACTGGCAACATCCACAGTAGCAGTAACTGGACTCTGAAAACTGATATGCATATAAGATCTCATAATTATTATATAGTTCATAGAAGTATACATGGTTTTCTAATTTGCGTAACATTGCGCCTAGTTCCGATAGTAAATTTATGCCCCCCCCCCCGAAATAAAATCAAGCTACCAAAGCCAGCAACCCCTCTTCCGAGCTCTATGAGCCCGCGAAGGGTAAACATAGAAGGACATGACTTTGGTCACGTATGTGAGAAGATGTGATATTAATATTCACAGCCTTGTTCATACCTCCATATTGGAGGAGGGAAAGTACATAATGTGATTGCACTATATAGGTAAGTGACACCTTCTTCATCTTTGGAGTTTACTATGTTTCAAAATTAGATGTATTTTAGCTATGAAGTAATAGTAGTCATTTCCTGCAGAAATAATAAACTAATGATTGCATAGACATGCAAGATGAAACCAGTAAAATCTTAGCACTATATAATCTCATTAATTAACACAAAAATATCAAGTTGCCAAATATTTTCAGAAATAAAGCAATCCAGCAGAAGAGACGTTGCAGGGAGGTGTTCATATTGATTGATAGCACTCCATATGCTCTCAACGGTAAATGAGAGAGTAGAATTGGAAAAATTAATGAGAAGTTTGATGACATCTCTATTCTTGGATGTTGCACATGTATATGTTGACCACGTAGTCATATCTGGTAAGAGAGATTCAATTTTGTACCCCTATATACTGCAAAGATTTGATATGAATGTTAATAAGAAAATATGGAGAATATTAGAATGTAGATATGGAAATCCCCTATGTAGCAAGTGACAAATATGTATGTGTCAAATTTATTGTTCTCTTGTTTAGTACAGGAAGTACAAGTGCAGACCTGCAAAGTGAGAGCTGGAACCTAACCAATAGGGACGTCATGTATACCATGTTGTCGCCAATAGACGATCACCCAAGCTTCTTGGTTTATCTTTTTCCGTCACAAGGTCCATGTAATCACCTGTTAGACGAACACTTTAGTAGACCAAGAAATGAGTTCACATCTTGATAGTTAAACATCACTTCATGATCATCCATTCACTATTTAGATTTTGAAAGATATATCAATATTCTGCTACAACAACTGAATTGGCATAAGCGTCGTAAAATCAGGATACTGCGGCAGCCGACAGTTCGAGATTGGCTAACCATTATCAAAATTTGCAAATACATAATTTCCAAGTTTGAATAAGGGAACATATTATTCACTAAACCAGGAACAGATGTTTTGTAATAATTTTACAATAACAGTAGAAACCCTGCACCAAAGAAACTAGTCCGATGCATCGAGATACACAATTCTGATGTACTTGctcgctacgtcttgagcttgcgttggttttccttgaagaggaaagggtgatgcagcaatagtagcgtaagtatttttccctccattttttagaaccaaggtatcaatccagtaggaggctcctcaaaagtcccacgcacctacacaaacaaacaaagaacttgcaaccaacgcaataaaggggttgtcaatcccttcacgaccacttgcgaaagtgagatctaatagagatagtatgataatatatttttggtattttataatatagatgcaaaaggtaaagatgcaaataaaagtagattggaagcaaatatgataagagataaacccggggccataggtttcactagaggcttctctcaagatagcataagtattacggtgggtgaacaaattactgtcgagcaattgatggaaaagcgaataattatgagattatctaggcatgatcatgtatataggcatcacgtccgcaacaagtagaccgactcctgcctacatctactactattactccacacatcgactgactcctgcctgcatctagagtattaagttcataagaacagagtaacgcattaagcaagatgacatgatgtagagggataaactcatgcaatatgatataaaccccatctttttatcctcgatggcaacaatacaatacgtgccttgcaaccctttctgtcactgggtaaggacatcgcaagattgaatccaaagctaagcacttctcccatggcaagaaagatcaatcaagaaggccaaatcaaactgataattcaaagagacttgcaaagataactcaatcatacataaaagaatacagaggaggttcaaatatttctcatagataaacttgatcataaacccactgccagtgtcaaaaccggcagatcttgggtagggggtcctgaactgtgcgtctaggcggatggtaacaggagacaagggacacgatgtttttacctaggttcgggccctctcggtggaggtaaaaccctactcctgcttgattaatattgatgatatgggtagtacaagagttgatctaccacgagatcaaagaggctgaagcctagaagctagcgtatggtatgattgttgttcatcctacggactaaaactctctggtttatatagacacttgagagggctagggttacacagagtcggttacaatgggaggagatcttcatatcgtatcgccaagcttgccttccacgccaaggaaagtccctatccggacacgggacgaagtcttcaatcttgtatcttcatagtccgggagtccggccaaaggtcatagtccggccattcggacaccccctaatccaggactccctcagtagcccctgaactaggcttcaaagatgacgagtccggcacgcaaattgtcttcggcattgcaaggcgggttcctcctccgaatacttcatagaagatgttgaacacaaggatagtgtccggctctgcaaaaataagttccacataccaccgtagagagaataacttccacacaaatctaatctgctgacgtattccgaggcgtgacatcatgccacagtcaagcctttattcgaatcgttttactgttccacctcagcgtgtttagcgaggcagtttccttggcacgtcttgtcgaagcagagatcgtgtccccttattccgggattctcatcaatacgggcgtgggtaacccaaccgcgccattaaccgtggcgcttgggggataagcgagttttattaggccggtgggggctcgtagtttcggccgcccatataaggggataagactccaccctttccatttacgccttcttcctcctttgcctatccgtccctgcgcactcgagctccagcgcccaagcccgcacatcttgcctcgaccttctccaaccatgtccggagcgggaggcaagtggatggcctcctccatcacggaggggcacatcaaaaggttGCGGAAAGCCagatacctgcacaacgacattgcacaccggcttccagacgaggggcagctcatccccacccctaggccccatgagagggttgtatttcttccccatttcctccgcggactgggctttcc
This genomic window contains:
- the LOC123159970 gene encoding leucine-rich repeat receptor-like serine/threonine/tyrosine-protein kinase SOBIR1, whose product is MALAAGTPSKRPVFSLVSLATLLLLVSAVQCYDGRHAVMRSAMARRSRPGIRHVHHRRTGVPHRYILAENTTSSSGGGKQKNNSSPPTRNNNTAPPTAPAAEQGKHHRSHKHRVRNWIIGFVVGSLAGVISGLGVSVLFRLALNCIRGRYRSKSGMVIFTPKLIKRADHLAFLEKEDMLSSLAVIGRGGCGEVFKAQLPVETEGEEPKFIAIKKIKKQVGDGHGQNNLSDEESRQLDKWSRQIQSEIRTVGHIRHRNLLPLAAHVPRPDCHYLVYEYMKNGSLHNALKATPSEEDGGGVRLAWPARLRVAVGIASGLEYLHVLQQPQIIHRDLKPANILLDDDMEARIADFGLAKAMPDAHTHVSTSHVAGTMGYIAPEYHQSLKFTAKCDIYSFGVILAVLATGKEPTDQFFVTEVEEVGLVKWLRRVVQNGDYAEAIDPAIAGAGHEEQILLVLRIAVFCTADEPKERPEAKDVRCMLAQIKN